A region of Maridesulfovibrio sp. DNA encodes the following proteins:
- a CDS encoding SLC13 family permease → MTPEILLVMAVLAFAVLLFIFEWVRVDVVGIIMMVLLPLLGLVTPKQAISGLSSNAVVSIIAVIIIGAGLDKTGVMNTLARVILKFAGKSETRIMSLIAGTVAIISGFMQNIGAAALFLPAAKRIGNQTGVPVGRLLMPMGFCAIIGGCLTLVGSSPLILLNDLMVVGGKHYEPFGMFGVTPIGICLLIAALIYFILLGRFILPSENVDETSGPMSELLANTYGGVGSLYELHVPETWTCDHDLMNLELRPMYFSTIVAIARERGKNHKIAPDAQEVIKPGDHLAVVGPIEAVRHMAVDFGWSLKEDLETFAEELSPNNAGLMEGIITPRSELVGMTLRTLGIRNRFQVSPVAIFRGEKLFISGLTDLQLESGDALLLHGRWEMFHMLKDRPDFVFTEDVKGEILRTDKAKLALMWLAISLFMILGLHIQLSIALLTGALGMVLTKVLSIDEAYQSVDWMTVFLLGGLIPLGMAFENTGAAKYIADTIMAALGQPSALVLLTVIGALTSFFTLVASNVGATVLLVPLSMNMALNAGVDPRIAALTVAVAASNTFVLPTHQVNALIMRPGGYKTIDYVRAGTGMTILYMAVMISALMMLY, encoded by the coding sequence ATGACTCCAGAAATTCTTCTAGTAATGGCAGTACTGGCCTTTGCGGTACTGCTTTTCATATTCGAATGGGTGAGGGTCGACGTAGTCGGCATCATCATGATGGTATTATTGCCCCTGCTCGGGCTTGTGACCCCCAAACAGGCTATCAGCGGTTTGAGCAGTAACGCCGTCGTATCCATCATTGCGGTTATCATCATCGGAGCCGGGCTCGATAAAACCGGCGTTATGAACACCCTTGCAAGGGTTATCCTTAAATTTGCCGGAAAAAGCGAAACCCGGATCATGTCCCTCATAGCCGGGACTGTGGCTATCATCTCCGGATTCATGCAGAACATCGGGGCCGCCGCCCTGTTTCTGCCTGCAGCCAAACGTATCGGCAACCAGACCGGAGTCCCGGTTGGCAGACTGCTCATGCCCATGGGCTTCTGTGCCATCATCGGCGGATGTCTGACTCTGGTCGGCTCCAGTCCCTTGATTCTTCTCAACGACCTCATGGTTGTTGGCGGCAAACATTACGAGCCCTTCGGAATGTTCGGGGTAACCCCCATCGGGATATGCCTGCTGATAGCGGCGCTTATCTATTTCATTCTTCTGGGACGCTTCATACTCCCAAGTGAAAACGTGGACGAAACATCAGGACCCATGTCGGAACTGCTCGCCAACACATACGGCGGAGTTGGTTCTTTATATGAACTGCATGTGCCGGAAACATGGACCTGCGACCACGACCTCATGAACCTTGAGCTGCGTCCAATGTATTTCTCCACCATTGTTGCCATCGCACGCGAACGTGGTAAAAACCACAAAATCGCTCCTGACGCACAGGAAGTAATCAAGCCCGGAGACCATCTTGCAGTGGTCGGTCCTATTGAGGCTGTTCGGCACATGGCTGTTGATTTCGGCTGGTCTCTCAAGGAAGATCTTGAGACTTTTGCCGAAGAGCTTTCCCCCAACAACGCAGGGCTGATGGAAGGGATCATCACTCCCCGTTCCGAACTTGTCGGTATGACTCTGCGTACACTGGGCATTCGTAACCGTTTTCAGGTTTCCCCTGTGGCAATCTTCAGGGGCGAAAAGCTGTTCATCAGCGGTCTTACCGATCTGCAACTGGAATCCGGAGACGCACTCCTGCTGCATGGTCGCTGGGAAATGTTCCACATGCTCAAAGACCGCCCGGACTTTGTATTTACTGAAGATGTAAAAGGCGAAATCCTCCGCACAGATAAAGCCAAACTGGCCCTGATGTGGCTTGCAATTTCCCTTTTCATGATACTCGGCCTGCATATTCAGCTCTCCATCGCCCTGCTCACCGGAGCACTGGGCATGGTCCTGACCAAGGTCCTGAGCATTGACGAAGCATACCAGTCAGTAGACTGGATGACAGTATTCCTGCTCGGCGGGCTTATTCCGCTGGGTATGGCCTTTGAAAACACAGGGGCCGCAAAATACATAGCCGATACCATTATGGCCGCACTGGGCCAGCCCTCGGCTCTGGTTCTGTTGACCGTTATCGGAGCGCTGACCTCGTTCTTTACGCTGGTAGCCTCAAACGTAGGTGCAACAGTTCTGCTGGTGCCGCTTTCAATGAACATGGCCTTGAACGCCGGGGTTGACCCGCGCATAGCAGCCCTTACCGTGGCTGTAGCAGCATCGAATACCTTTGTGCTGCCCACCCATCAGGTAAATGCCCTGATTATGCGTCCCGGCGGCTACAAGACCATCGACTATGTTCGAGCCGGGACCGGTATGACCATCCTGTACATGGCCGTTATGATCTCCGCCTTAATGATGCTTTACTAA
- a CDS encoding sigma-54 dependent transcriptional regulator, producing MINHANILIVEDEAIARENLAHVMTAEGHTATAVGSGTEALQKIGKQDFELVLTDLMLPGMNGIELLEHIKEIQPSTQVIVITGHATVDTAVIAMQKGAHSYIAKPLHLDELRAQVHKALERQALSVEVLRLRQVLEEGKQDFPLVGQSDQISKLKKTIEQLAHMDCNVLIQGETGTGKELIARGIHMLSPRSQERFMAINCGTFTAELMDKELFGHEKEAFTGAQRGQKGILEVATGGTVFFDEMSELPLNMQVKLLRVLQERNFLRVGGTQEIPVDIRVVSATNCDLKEEVENGTFRQDLFYRLNVVTLSAPPLREHREDIPVLIGHFLEKHRSDTQSIDTISQETLDILMNYSFPGNVRELENISQRALALARGTVFSPDLLPEEIRNIARNKPLRTLEEVERDHIGKVMLATNGNKTQAAKILGIDRVSLWRKMKRLGLDKKN from the coding sequence ATGATCAACCATGCCAATATTCTCATTGTTGAAGACGAGGCAATAGCCCGCGAAAACCTTGCCCATGTCATGACCGCAGAAGGACACACTGCAACTGCAGTCGGTTCAGGCACGGAAGCCTTGCAGAAAATCGGCAAACAGGACTTCGAGCTGGTGCTGACCGACCTGATGCTTCCGGGTATGAACGGCATAGAGCTTCTTGAACATATCAAAGAAATCCAGCCTTCAACACAGGTCATAGTCATAACCGGACATGCCACAGTCGATACTGCGGTAATCGCCATGCAGAAGGGAGCACATTCATATATCGCCAAGCCTCTCCATCTTGATGAGCTGCGGGCGCAGGTCCATAAGGCTTTGGAAAGGCAGGCTCTCTCCGTGGAAGTCCTGCGCTTGAGGCAGGTTCTGGAAGAAGGGAAACAGGACTTTCCCCTTGTGGGCCAAAGTGATCAGATCTCCAAACTGAAAAAAACCATTGAACAATTGGCGCACATGGACTGCAACGTCCTCATTCAGGGAGAAACAGGGACTGGTAAGGAACTTATCGCCCGCGGAATCCATATGCTCAGTCCCCGTTCACAGGAACGCTTCATGGCCATCAACTGCGGAACATTCACAGCGGAATTGATGGATAAAGAACTTTTCGGCCATGAAAAGGAAGCCTTCACCGGAGCCCAGCGCGGGCAGAAAGGCATCCTTGAAGTTGCCACCGGAGGAACTGTTTTCTTCGATGAAATGAGCGAACTGCCCCTGAACATGCAGGTCAAACTGCTGCGGGTACTGCAGGAGAGAAACTTTCTGCGGGTTGGCGGAACTCAGGAAATCCCGGTTGATATCCGTGTCGTATCCGCAACAAACTGCGACCTAAAGGAAGAGGTTGAAAACGGCACCTTCCGTCAGGACCTGTTTTACCGTTTGAACGTGGTAACCCTTTCCGCCCCACCCTTGCGGGAACACAGAGAGGACATACCGGTACTTATCGGTCACTTTCTGGAAAAGCACCGTTCCGACACTCAGTCCATCGATACGATTTCACAGGAAACACTTGATATCCTGATGAACTATTCCTTTCCGGGAAACGTCCGTGAACTGGAGAACATTTCGCAGCGGGCTCTGGCACTGGCTCGAGGCACGGTATTCTCGCCGGACCTTCTGCCCGAGGAAATCCGCAACATCGCCCGCAACAAGCCACTGCGGACACTGGAAGAAGTGGAGCGTGACCATATTGGAAAAGTCATGCTGGCCACTAACGGCAACAAGACTCAGGCAGCCAAAATACTGGGAATTGACCGTGTTTCCTTATGGCGGAAAATGAAACGGCTCGGACTTGATAAAAAAAACTAA
- a CDS encoding HAMP domain-containing sensor histidine kinase: MFKLNIRQKIIIGIIIFSFCFGCLGLLSYLNTLQLENEVLLIERSDDLSNLILEIRSIEKNYLLYRDPALFSLGLEYLNHADSLLQKLVKEFNKIDKIQSGEKLKESLNHYRELIIQLESTPGISSDTDNKINAHLRETGQKMVELSKEISNFERENILSINRNLRSNLTLSMIGIAAVITALVVFFSSNILKPLREVQQATRKISQGTFKALPIKNSHDEIQQVFAALNSMVEQLVKRRRQLVQAQKLSSIGTLSSGIAHQLNNPLNNISTSCQILEERQKGKDELADRMMSNIMQETLRARDIVKGLLEFSRENEYSPGPIEIGVIMKSAVDLVSSQVPSNISLSMDIPEHIIVYADRRKIQEAFINLLINAIQAIADCPGSINITAETDKTNTVIKVKDTGQGMSPEIMERIFDPFFSTKEVGQGTGLGLYIVYGIIEKHQGSIRAESSPGQGTTFHITLPLDTEHQV; this comes from the coding sequence GTGTTCAAACTGAATATACGCCAGAAAATCATCATCGGAATTATCATTTTTTCATTCTGCTTCGGCTGTTTGGGGCTGCTTTCTTATTTAAACACCCTGCAACTGGAAAATGAAGTCCTGCTGATTGAGCGAAGCGATGACTTGAGTAATCTCATCCTTGAAATCCGCAGCATTGAAAAAAACTATCTTTTGTATCGAGATCCTGCCCTTTTCTCACTTGGACTGGAGTACCTTAATCATGCTGACAGCCTGCTGCAAAAACTTGTGAAAGAATTTAATAAAATTGACAAGATACAAAGTGGAGAAAAACTAAAAGAAAGTCTGAACCATTACAGAGAACTGATCATCCAGCTTGAATCAACTCCGGGGATATCATCCGACACGGACAACAAAATAAACGCACATCTTCGTGAAACCGGACAAAAAATGGTGGAACTATCCAAGGAAATCTCCAATTTTGAGCGGGAAAACATTCTCAGCATCAACCGCAATCTCCGCTCCAACCTGACTCTGTCCATGATCGGAATTGCCGCGGTAATCACGGCTCTTGTCGTGTTCTTCAGTTCCAACATCCTCAAACCTCTTCGCGAAGTACAGCAAGCAACCCGTAAGATTTCTCAAGGGACTTTCAAGGCCCTCCCGATCAAGAATTCTCACGATGAAATCCAGCAGGTGTTCGCAGCGCTGAATTCCATGGTGGAACAGCTGGTTAAACGCCGCCGCCAGTTGGTGCAGGCCCAGAAACTCTCATCCATTGGAACGCTTTCTTCAGGGATTGCCCACCAGTTGAACAACCCCCTGAACAATATTTCAACATCATGCCAGATTCTTGAAGAACGCCAAAAAGGCAAGGATGAGCTGGCAGACAGAATGATGAGCAACATTATGCAGGAAACCCTGCGGGCGAGGGATATTGTCAAAGGGCTGCTTGAGTTTTCAAGGGAAAACGAATATTCACCGGGACCTATCGAGATCGGAGTAATCATGAAATCGGCTGTGGACCTTGTTTCCAGTCAGGTGCCGTCCAATATTTCCCTTTCCATGGATATTCCTGAACACATCATTGTCTACGCTGACCGCCGCAAAATACAGGAAGCATTCATCAACCTGCTTATTAACGCAATTCAGGCCATTGCAGACTGTCCCGGTTCAATAAACATCACCGCCGAAACAGACAAGACCAACACTGTCATCAAAGTAAAAGATACAGGGCAAGGCATGTCCCCTGAAATAATGGAACGTATTTTTGATCCCTTTTTCTCAACCAAGGAAGTCGGACAGGGAACAGGGCTGGGACTGTACATCGTATACGGAATTATAGAAAAACATCAGGGAAGTATCAGGGCTGAAAGCAGTCCGGGGCAAGGAACCACCTTTCACATCACCCTGCCTCTCGATACGGAGCATCAAGTATGA
- a CDS encoding S16 family serine protease, translating into MKWFGRKNVEKTRPEENITDAHAGPENVTESVADEICSRVESAELPDNILEVARDECERLRKTESTSPEFSISHAYLEFILSLPWNETTKDDLDTQKAADILDARHYGLNNVKERILEFLAVKNLRSRISPNLIIADDEIIARENLSIIFEHEGFSVRTVGNGLEAVAAMEEEPADIVITDLKMDGMDGLELLEVLRSRWPDTGVIMLTGYATVKTAVEAMKNGADQYLGKPVNLTRLREYVQDLLGRNQRLQGLQGPVLCFNGPPGTGKTSIGRAIAEAMGRKFICMSLAGLRDESELRGHRRTYVGAMSGRILQSIQKAGVRNPVIMLDELDKIIQNFQGDATSVLLEILDPQQNSGFVDNYLGLPFDLSGVLFIATANIVERIPGPLRDRMEMIEFSSYTPGEKFNIAKNFMLPAQLLKHGFSLNEVDVSADGLKKLIAEYTRESGLRGLDKQIAALCRKLAKRRLDEQDHSDILHVDETGLIELMGPAPHFSATVGRTLKTGVATGLVWSENGGEIIFVEAVRMHGSKNLLLTGSLGEVLRESAQTALSFLRSNACKFGLSEDFFESSDIHVHIPAGSITKEGPSAGVTIAVAILSQLTGRSVPQDMAFSGEISLHGDVLPVGGVREKVMAAVRAGISTVVLPEKCGQVVSQLEDEVLSGLEIRLVSRLEDALEAALN; encoded by the coding sequence ATGAAATGGTTTGGTAGAAAGAATGTCGAAAAGACGCGGCCTGAAGAGAATATTACCGATGCGCACGCCGGGCCTGAGAATGTGACTGAAAGCGTGGCTGATGAGATCTGCAGCCGGGTTGAGTCCGCTGAGCTTCCCGATAATATTCTGGAAGTCGCCCGTGATGAATGTGAACGTCTTCGCAAGACCGAGAGTACCTCTCCCGAGTTTTCCATTTCCCATGCATATTTGGAATTCATACTTTCTTTGCCGTGGAATGAAACAACGAAAGATGATCTTGATACTCAAAAGGCGGCGGATATTCTTGATGCCCGCCATTACGGGCTGAACAATGTAAAGGAGCGAATTCTGGAATTTCTCGCAGTCAAGAATCTGCGCAGCCGGATCAGCCCGAACCTGATTATCGCCGATGATGAGATTATTGCCCGTGAAAATTTATCCATAATATTTGAACATGAAGGTTTTTCGGTCAGGACTGTGGGTAACGGTCTGGAGGCAGTAGCCGCCATGGAGGAAGAACCTGCAGATATCGTGATTACCGACCTCAAGATGGACGGCATGGACGGTCTTGAACTATTGGAAGTCCTGCGCAGCCGCTGGCCGGATACCGGGGTTATCATGCTTACCGGGTATGCCACTGTTAAGACGGCAGTCGAAGCCATGAAAAACGGTGCCGACCAGTATCTCGGCAAGCCCGTGAATCTTACCCGTTTGCGCGAATATGTGCAGGATCTGTTAGGACGCAATCAGCGGCTGCAGGGATTGCAGGGACCGGTCCTTTGTTTCAACGGCCCTCCCGGAACCGGGAAAACTTCCATCGGCCGGGCCATTGCTGAAGCGATGGGACGCAAATTTATATGCATGTCCCTGGCCGGATTGCGGGATGAGTCAGAGCTTCGCGGTCACCGGAGAACTTATGTGGGGGCCATGTCCGGGCGTATTCTTCAAAGTATCCAGAAGGCTGGAGTCCGCAACCCGGTTATCATGCTTGATGAGCTTGATAAAATAATCCAGAATTTTCAAGGTGACGCGACATCTGTTCTTCTGGAAATTCTTGATCCGCAGCAGAATTCAGGTTTTGTGGATAATTATCTGGGGCTGCCTTTTGATCTTTCGGGTGTGCTTTTCATTGCTACAGCCAATATTGTGGAGCGCATACCGGGACCATTGCGGGACCGTATGGAAATGATAGAATTCTCAAGCTACACTCCCGGAGAAAAATTTAACATAGCAAAAAATTTCATGCTCCCGGCCCAATTATTGAAACATGGTTTTTCCTTGAATGAGGTGGATGTTTCCGCAGACGGCCTGAAAAAGCTTATTGCTGAATATACCCGTGAGTCGGGATTGCGGGGACTGGATAAACAGATTGCCGCCCTCTGCCGGAAGCTGGCTAAGAGAAGGCTGGATGAACAGGATCACTCAGATATATTGCATGTGGATGAGACCGGATTGATAGAATTGATGGGTCCGGCGCCTCATTTCAGCGCAACTGTAGGGCGAACTTTGAAGACCGGGGTAGCCACCGGTCTGGTCTGGTCTGAAAACGGGGGGGAAATTATTTTTGTTGAAGCGGTCCGTATGCACGGAAGCAAGAATTTGCTTCTTACCGGTTCACTTGGGGAAGTGCTCAGAGAATCAGCCCAGACGGCCCTGAGTTTTTTGCGGAGCAATGCCTGCAAGTTCGGTCTTTCCGAGGACTTTTTTGAATCATCGGATATTCATGTCCATATTCCTGCCGGATCGATAACCAAGGAAGGACCTTCCGCAGGAGTGACCATTGCCGTGGCGATTCTTTCGCAGCTCACAGGGCGTAGCGTACCGCAGGATATGGCCTTCAGCGGCGAGATATCATTACATGGCGATGTCCTGCCGGTGGGAGGCGTGCGAGAGAAGGTCATGGCTGCAGTCAGGGCCGGGATCAGTACCGTTGTCCTGCCGGAGAAATGCGGGCAGGTCGTAAGTCAGCTTGAGGACGAGGTTTTGTCCGGGCTGGAAATCAGACTGGTCTCCCGACTGGAAGACGCTTTGGAAGCTGCCCTGAATTAG